The nucleotide sequence GGTGCGACTCCGCCGGGTGTGGTGGCGTGAACCCCGCCACCCCCTTCTTCATGGCGTAGACCCGGGAGAGGCCGGCCAGGGGGATGATCTTGACCTCTTGATCGAACAGGAGGTCCATGGCCTCGGCCGAGTACCGCTGGGCGCCGTCGAACGTGGGCGACGCCAGCGCCCGCTCCACCAGGGCGTCGAAGGCGGGCCCGGCCTGCTGCCAGGGGCCGCAGTTCGGCGGCGTGGCGGCGAGGCAGGACACCCAGGGGTTGACCGACTTCGACCACCACTGGAGGGTGAGCAGGAAGGCCGGGTTGGCGTCGTTCTGGTTGGGGTTGGTGTGGTCGAGGTCCCACAGCCCCTGGTTCTTGCGAGTCGTGCGCTGCGCGCTGGACAGGTTGCCACCGATCTCGATCTCGATGCCGGCCTTGAGAGCTCGCGACCTCAGGTCCTGCAGCAGCGGGTCGTCGGCGTTGTTCGTGCTGCTGAGCATGTACAGGCTGAGGCGCTCGCCCGCCTTCTGGCGCACCTCGTCGGCGCCGCAGGCCGTGTTGGCGCCCGGAGCGCCGCCGCCGCACGTCCACCCGTCGGCGTCCAGGACCTGTCGGGCCTGCGCCAGGTCGAACGGGACGCCCTGGATCATCGGGGCATGGCTGCCGAGGATCGACGGCGGCGACGGGGTGTGCACGACCGTGGCGACGCCCGGCTCCCAGTTCTGGTCGACGAACTCCTGGCGGTCGATGCTCAGGGCCAGCGCCCGACGGACGCTCGGGCTCTGGAGCTCGTCGTACGCCGGATCGGTCCCGGCCAGGTTCATGTAGAAGTTGAAGACGTAGCTCGGCGGGGCCGTCACGACGTCGAGGTCGGACTTGGCGCGCAGGCCGGCGACCTGGCTCCGACCGACGTCGTACATGGCGTCGATCTGGCCCGCTTCCAGGGCGAGCCGGCGGGTGGTGGCGTCGCCGATGAACCGGAACGTCAGCTCCCGCAGCCTTGCCTTGGTCCCCCAGTAGGCGTCGTGGCGCTCGACGACGATGCGGTCGCCCTGCGTGTAGCTCTTGAACTTGAACGGGCCGGTGCACACCACCGTCGACGCCGTCGCCGGCATGGTGGATGGCTCGGTCTGGTCCTTGATGACGGCGTAGGTGGGGTGGACCAGGATCTCGGGAAGCCGGAGGTTGGACTCGGCCGGCGTGATGTCGATCGTCTGCGGGTCGACGACCACGCTCGATGCCGCGCCGAGCTTGGCCGTGAAGTCGTCTCCCTTGGAGACGAGCCGGTCCATGGACCACTTGACGTCCTGGGCGGTGAACGCCGACCCGTCGTGGAAGGTGACCCCGGGCCGGAGCCGGAACCGCCAGGTCGGGTTGTTGACCCCACCCGTCTTGTAGGTCGGGTTGTTGCCGGGGTTGATGAGCTCCCAGCTCGTGGCCAGGCGCTCGCCCACCGAGTAGTCGTTGCGGACCTTGGCGAGCGTCTCGCACGTTCCGGCGTCCAGGGCGAACCGGGACAGCCGGAGCTTGCTGTTCGCCCACGGGTCGGCCTTGTAGCCGACCGTCATGGTCTGGTCGGCGTCGCCCACCGGTTGGCCGGCAGCGATCGAGTACCCCGTGCCGTCGGACGTCGGTGCGATGTGGTGGTAATCCGACGGCGAGGCGAGGAAGCCGCCCTCGACCAGCTCCTCGACGCTCCCGGCGTAGCGACCGTTCTTGGCGAAGAACGCCTCCTGGGCGGTCCGGATGGTGCGGGCGTCGGTGGCCTCGGCCGCCGACTCGCCCTTGTCGTCGATCCCGCTCACCGAGAACACCACGACCCCGGCCAGGATCCCGAGGATGACGATGACGACCAGGAGCTCGATGAGCGTGAAGCCGTCCTGGCGTGACCGGTTCCTCGTGCGTGAGACCAGCCGGGTCATGTGAGCCCTCCCCCAAGGTGTGCCGGCAGGCCACGAAGGCTCGGCACGGAGCTCCTCGCGGGACCCTCGGTCGTGGCACTCCCGACGCCACATCGTCTGGTCGCACGTATTGTAACGGTCTACTTCCGTGGGTATCTAGTCCCGCCCCACGACGTGCTCGGCCTCGCCGTCGGGCGCGCAACCTTCCACGTTGCTTACCATGACGCCTGTGCCCAGCGATGCCGGCGACGCGCGTCCGGCCGGACGGAGCGCACCGGTGCCGCCAGGCCCGCCGGCCCGCCGTCGCCGCAGCGCCAGCCTCCGCCGCCTCCTCCTCTCGATCGCCGTGATTAGCGGGGCCGTCTACGCCGCGTTCTGGACGTCGTGGACGTGGGACCACCACCAGGAGGAGCGCAGACGGGCCGAGACGGTCGTCCAACGCAATCTCGACCGGGCCACGCTCGGGTTCGTCGGTTTCCTGAAGGCTCGGACGGCCGCCGCGGCCGAGGCGGCGGCGGCCGTCGACCCCGGGGCGCCGGGTGGGCCGGCGTGCCCCCTGCCGAGCATCCCGGTCAGCCCCGGCGACGCGCCGATCGAGCGCTACGACCTCGTGCGGCCCGACGGCTCCCTGGTGTGCACCACGGCTGGCGCCACGAGCGGGCCGGTCCCCTCGGCCCTCGGGGCGCCGTGGCTGGCAACCGACTATCGGCCCGGCTCGCCGTCCGACGACTACGTCGACCCGGCGACCGGTCTCAGCGCGTGGGGCGTGGCGTTCCCGGTCGGGAGCGGCGCCGACGCCGCCGTCCTGGCGGCGGTGGTCCAGCTGGCGCCGGCCAGCGACCAGCTCGGGGGGCTCTTCGGTGACGGGCTCGGGACCGCGTACGTGGTCTCCGACGCCGAGACCGGCGCCATCCTCTCGCGCCCGGCCGGCACCTCGTGGACGGCGGAGCGCCCCGGCGGGCACATCGTCTTCAGCCGCCGCATCCCGGGAACCGACTGGCAGCTCTCGGCCGGCGTCGACCGGTCGGTCGCCTACGCCGAGACCTGGGACGAGGTGAAGGGCGGCGCCCTCGCGCTCGTCGCCGCCATAGGGGCGCTCACCCTCCTGACCACGCTGGTCCACCGCCGCATCGTGCGGCCGCTGGGCGACATCACCGCCGCCGCCCGGCGTGCCGGCGACGGCGGTACGACGTCGCTGGACGAGTCGGGACCGGCGGAGCTGGCCCAGCTGGCACGCGAGCTCAACCAGCTGACGGCGAGCCGGGCCCGGAGCGAGAACCTGCTGAAGGTCACCGCCGAGCACCTCGCCCACTCCGTGGAGCGTCTGGACGCCGTGCTTGCCAACTCGGCCGACATGGTCCTGATCGTCGACGGCGACGGCAAGGTCACCTTCGCCAGCCCGGCCGCCGCCGCCGCCTGTGCGCCCGTCGTCGTGCCCGGCGTCGAGCTGGCGTCGGTGGTCCATCCCGACGACGCGGCCAAGGCGACCGCCCTGGTCCGGCCCGGGGCCCCCGCCGACCCGACCGTCGAGCTGCGGCTCGGCAGCCACGGCTGCGGCTGGCGGCACGTCGAGATGGTCGCCCGTGACCTGCTCGACCACCCGGCCGTGCACGGGATCGTCATCAACGGGCGCGACGTCACCGAGCGCCGGGCCGAGGCCGCCGAGCGCGCCGCCCTGGACGAGCAGCTCCACCAGTCGCAGCGCCTGGAGAGCCTGGGCGCCCTCGCCGGCGGCATCGCCCACGACTTCAAGAACCTGCTGTCGGTGATCGTGTGGACGAGCGACATGGTGGCGAGCGACCCGGCGGCCGGCCCGCTGCTCGGCGACCTCGACGAGATCCGGGAGGCGGCCTCCCGCGGGGTCGACCTGGCGCAGCAGCTGCTCACGTTCGCCCGCCGTGACCAGGCGCTGCCCGAGCCCATCGACGTCGGCGCCGAGCTGCTCGCCCTCGCCGAGCTCCTGCGGCGGGCGCTGGGCGACCACATCGACCTCGACCTGCGGATCGACCCCGGCCTTCCCCCGGTCCGCGTCAACCGGTCGCGTTTCGACCAGGCGATCGTGAACCTGGTCGTGAACGCGCGCGATGCCATGGGTGCGGGCGGCCGGCTGGTCGTCGAGGCGTGCGAGCACCGCTCGACCGGCGAGCCGGGGCTCGATGCCGGTCCCTGCGTCGTCGTCGCCGTCTCCGACTCGGGGTCGGGCATGGAACCGGAGGTGGCCAGGCGGGCCATGGAGCCCTTCTACACGACCAAGGCGCCCGGGCAGGGAACGGGGCTGGGCCTCGCCATCGTCCACGGGATCGTCACGTCGGCGGGCGGCGCCGTGCGCATCGCCTCCGAACCCGGACGGGGGACGACCGTGCGCCTCCTCCTGCCCGCCTCCGACGAGCCCAGCTCGACGACCGCTTACGACACCACCCGCGAGCCCGCCCTCGGCTCCGGCGAGGTGGTCCTGGTCGTCGAGGACGACGACCCGCTGCGGGCGCTGGTCGAGCGGATGCTGCGGGCCGGCAACTACACCGCCGTCGGCGCCGCCGACCCGGCGGCTGCGCTCGTGCTGGCCGCCGACCCCGACCAGCGCCTCGACGTGGTCCTCAGCGACCTCCTCATGCCCGGGATGTCGGGGGCGGACCTGGCCGCCCGCCTGGGCGACAAGCGCCCGGGCGTCCCCGTCATCTACATGTCGGCCTACACCGCCGACATCCTGGAGGAGCTGCTGGAGGCGGGGAGCTCACCGGTGGTCCTCGAGAAGCCCTTCACGCAGCGCCAGCTGCTGGAGGCCGTCGACGAGGCGCTCAGCCGGTCCAGCGCCGCGTCCGGCCGCTGACGCGGCCGCGGCGGGAGGCGCACCCGGGCCGGCCGTCCTCCTACGCTGCCGCCCATGCTCCTCGACGGCGTGAACCACGTGGCGCTCCTCACCAACGACGCGCAACGACTGGTCCGGTTCTACGAGGAGGTGTTCGACGCCACGATGAGCGGCCGGATGGACGCGGGGGACGGCGCCGTCCTCACCTTCATCGACATCGGGACCACCGCCCAGCTCAACGTGTTCGAGGTGCCGGGGAACACCGAGGCCGAGCGCCAGACCCCGATGTTCGGGCGGGGCCGCATCGACCACCTGGGGCTCCAGGCTGCGTCGCTCGACGCCTTCGGCGCGATCCGCGACCGCCTCATCGAGCGGCGTGCCACCGACGGGTTCGTGACCGACTTCGGCGACGTCCTGAGCGTCTTCTTCCGGGACCCGGACGGCCTGGAGTGCGAGGTCTGCGTCGCCAACCCGGATGCCCGGCCCGGCGTCCGCAACCCCCCGGGGACCCCGGCGGCGGGGTACCCGGTCGTCGACGCGCCCGACCGCTGACCGAGGGGCGAATGAGGATCCAGGCCGCCCGCGACGCGCTCGACGGGCTGTCGGTCGGCGACGCCCTCGGCGAGCAGTTCTGCGGGCCGCCCGACGAGATGCGGGCAGCCGCCCTGGCCCGGCGGGCCCGTCCGGCACCATGGCGCTGGACCGACGACACGCTGATGGCGTCGTCGGTCTTCGAGGTCCTCGCCGCCGGGCGGGAGGACGACCAGGACGCGTACGCACGGAGCTTCGCCGAGCGGTACGAGCCCGGGCGCGGGCACGGCCCGGCCACTCGAGACCTGCTGTCCGCCATCGGCAGCGGCGGGGACTGGCGCACGCTCGCGCCGGCCGCCTTCGGCGGCCGCGGTTCGTGGGGCAACGGCGCCGCCATGCGCGTCGGCCCCCTCGGGGCGTTCCACGCCGGGGACCCGGCCGGGGCGGCCCGGGCGGCGGCCCGCCAGGCCGTCGTCACCCACACCCACGCCGAGGCGGTGGACGGGGCGGTCGCCGTCGCGGTGGCCGCCTCGGTGGGCGCCGCCAGCCGCGGGGGCACCGCTCCGGGATTCGCCGAGGTGCTCGGCGCCTCGCTCGAACGTCTCGGCGAGACCCGTACGGCGGCCGGCCTCCGCCAGGCGCTGCGCCTGGGGCCGGGCACCGATCCGGCGACCGCCGGCGCCGTCCTCGGCACCGGCGCCGGGGTCGCCGCCTTCGACACCGTCCCCTTCGCCCTGTGGTCCGCCGCGTGCAGCCCCGACGACTACGAGGAGACGTTCTGGCGCACGGTCGTCGTGCTCGGCGACCGGGACACGACGTGCGCCATCGCCGGAGCGGTGGTGGGCGCCCGGGTGGGCCCGAGCGGGATCCCGCAGGCCTGGCTGGCGGCGCGGGAGCCGCTCCCACCGTGGGTCGGCGCCGGGTCCCGGCCCGGGAGCGCCGTCAGCCGGTGAGCTCCTGCGAGTAGTAGAGGGCACGCTCGGTGGACCCGGGCGTCTGGACGGCCGAGAACCCGTGACGCTCGTAGAACCGCTGGGCGCCGACATCTCCCTCGTCGACGTTGATCTCGACCAGCTCGGCCCCCCGGGCGCGCACGGCGGACATCATCAGGTCGACGACGGCGGACCCGGTGCCCCGACCGCGCCGGTCGGCCACGACGTAGAGCTCGTCGAGCAGCGCGACGGGGCCGGCGTACCACACGTTCGGTCGCAGCGTGGCCAGGGCGACGGCGACCGACGGCGCTCCGGCCAGCACGGCGATGGTCCGGTCCCCGGCGAGCAGGACCCGGAGCCGGCCGGCGAGCACCTCGACGCCGGGTGACGGCGTGTCGAACTCCTCGTTGAAGTCGTGCAGCAAGCGGGCGACCTCGCCGGCATCCTCGACCGTCGCCAGCCGCGGGCTCCACCGGTCGTCACCCACGGCGGCACCGTACCCAGTGCGGTCGGTCCGGGCGACCGGCGTCGCCCACCGGCTCCGGCGAGCTCACCGGCCGCCGCCGGGGCTGCCGTCGTGCGCCGGCGCGACCAGACCGAGGTCGGCGAGGACGGCGTCGAGCACCGCCTCTGCCGGCGGCCACGGGAAGGCGAAGCGCTGGCCGATCCGGAGGTCCACCAGCCCGTGGCCCGACAGCCAGATCTGGAGGGCGAGGAACCAGCTGTCGCGGGCGGTGGCGGCGCAGGCGCCGGCGTCGAGGCAGCGCTGCACGGCGTCGACCAGGGCGAAGAACGTCGGAGCGCCGGGGTGGTGCTCGGGATCGTCGCCCACGCCGGCCGGCGCGGCCGCGCTGAACAGGACGCGGTAATGGCCGGGGCGCTCCTCGGCGAAGCGCAGGTAGGCCAGGCACCATCGCCGCAGGGCGTCAAAGGGGTCGTCGGCGCTGGCGGCCGCCTTGCCGAGCAGCTCGTGCAGCTCCGCCCACCGATCCTCCAGCACGGCCACGAGGAGCGCCTGCTTGTCCTCGAAGTGGCGGTAGATCGACGGGGGCGTCACGCCGACGGCGGCAGCCACGGCGCGCATGGACAGCCGGTTCGTATCGCCGACCTCGGCCAGGAGGTCGCTGGCGGCGGCGACCAGCTCGCTGCGGAGCCGGTGGCCCTCGCCGCGGCGGGCCCGGGCCCGGGTGGGCCGTCCCGCAGGAGGAGATCGCCGTTGACGCATGAGTGAACGGACGTTAGCTTAACGCATGTGACCTTTCACGCGTCCACTCGATGGTGCCCATGAGCGAGGGCCCGGCCATCGAGGTGCGCGACCTGGCCAAGCGCTACGAGCCGGCCGGCGTCGACGCGCTGCGCGGCGTGAGCTTCGAGGTGGCCCGGGGGGAGATCTTCGGGCTGCTCGGCCGCAACGGGGCCGGGAAGTCCACCGCCGTCCGCATCCTCACCACCTTGCTCAGGCCCACCGCCGGCACCGCCGCGGTGCTCGGCGTGGACGTCACCGCCCGGCCCGCCGAGGTGCGGGCGAGCATCGGCGTGGCGCTCCAGGAGGCGGCGCTGGACGAGCTGATGAGCGGCCGTGAGCACCTCGTGCTCGCCGCCCGCCTGGCCGGCACGAGGGCGGCGGCGGCCGCCGCCCGGGCCGACGAGCTGCTCGAGATCTTCGGCCTCACGGGAGCCGCCGACCGCCTGGCCGGCCGCTACTCGGGCGGTATGCGCCGGCGTCTCGACGTGGCCATGGCGCTGGTGCGCGGCCCCGAGGTGCTCTTCCTCGACGAACCGACCACCGGCCTCGACCCGCAGAGCCGGCGCGCCCTGTGGGAGCTCATCGGCGAGCAGCAGGAGCGGGGGACCACCGTCCTCCTCACCACCCAGTACCTCGCCGAGGCGGACGAGCTGGCGCAACGGGTGGCCGTCGTCCAGGCCGGCACCATCGCCGCCATCGGGACGCCCAGCGCGCTCAAGCGCCGCTACGGCTCGACGACCGTGCGCCTGCGCGTCGCCGGCACCGACGCCGAGCACGCGATACGGGAGGCAGCCGGCTCGGCGGAGGTGGTGGCCGCCGGCGACGGGCGGCTCGTCCTCACCGCCGACGGAGGCGACGCCGCCCTGCCCGCCCTCCTCGGGCGCCTCGCCGCCCTCGGATCGTCGTTCGACGAGCTGGAGGTCCGCTCCCCCACCCTGGAGGACGCCTTCGTGGCGCTGACCGGGGCGCAGCTCGAGGCCGACGCCGGCCAGGCGGACGACGGCTCGCTGGCAGCCGTGCGTCGTGGCCTGGGGGTCGCGGCGGGGACGGGCCGGTGAGCGCCGGCCCCGCCCAGGTGCGGATCCTGCTCGCCCGCAACCTGCGCGAAGGCGTCCGCAACCCGGTGCTCGCCTACGGCCTGCCCGTCGTCATCCCGCTCACCATGTTCGTCCTGGTGGCGAAGACGCTCTACCGGGTCACCGAGCTGCCCGGCTTCCCCACCACCAACTACGCGGAGTGGATGTCGCCCGCCATCTTGATGCTCACGGCCATGACCGGCGTGGGCTACGCGGCGACCAGCCTGGTTATCGACATCCAGTCGGGCTTCCTCGACCGCCTGCGCCTGCTCGGTGCCGAGCCGTCCTCGTTGCTGGTGAGCCGCCTCCTGTTCGACGTCGTGCGGGTGCTCCCGGCCGGCGCCGCCCTGTTCGTCACCGGGGTCGTCCTGGGGACCGACGTGAACGAGGGCGCCGTCGGCGTGGTCCTGCTGTTCGGCCTCCTCCTGCTGTGGGCCGCTGCCTATGGCGGGCTCTACTTCGTCATCGCCCTGGCCACGCGCAACGCCCAGGCGCCGCTGGCCCTCGCCCCGCTTTTCCTGCCCCTCCAGTTCCTG is from Acidimicrobiales bacterium and encodes:
- a CDS encoding TetR/AcrR family transcriptional regulator, which produces MRQRRSPPAGRPTRARARRGEGHRLRSELVAAASDLLAEVGDTNRLSMRAVAAAVGVTPPSIYRHFEDKQALLVAVLEDRWAELHELLGKAAASADDPFDALRRWCLAYLRFAEERPGHYRVLFSAAAPAGVGDDPEHHPGAPTFFALVDAVQRCLDAGACAATARDSWFLALQIWLSGHGLVDLRIGQRFAFPWPPAEAVLDAVLADLGLVAPAHDGSPGGGR
- a CDS encoding GNAT family N-acetyltransferase; this translates as MGDDRWSPRLATVEDAGEVARLLHDFNEEFDTPSPGVEVLAGRLRVLLAGDRTIAVLAGAPSVAVALATLRPNVWYAGPVALLDELYVVADRRGRGTGSAVVDLMMSAVRARGAELVEINVDEGDVGAQRFYERHGFSAVQTPGSTERALYYSQELTG
- a CDS encoding ABC transporter substrate-binding protein, with amino-acid sequence MTRLVSRTRNRSRQDGFTLIELLVVIVILGILAGVVVFSVSGIDDKGESAAEATDARTIRTAQEAFFAKNGRYAGSVEELVEGGFLASPSDYHHIAPTSDGTGYSIAAGQPVGDADQTMTVGYKADPWANSKLRLSRFALDAGTCETLAKVRNDYSVGERLATSWELINPGNNPTYKTGGVNNPTWRFRLRPGVTFHDGSAFTAQDVKWSMDRLVSKGDDFTAKLGAASSVVVDPQTIDITPAESNLRLPEILVHPTYAVIKDQTEPSTMPATASTVVCTGPFKFKSYTQGDRIVVERHDAYWGTKARLRELTFRFIGDATTRRLALEAGQIDAMYDVGRSQVAGLRAKSDLDVVTAPPSYVFNFYMNLAGTDPAYDELQSPSVRRALALSIDRQEFVDQNWEPGVATVVHTPSPPSILGSHAPMIQGVPFDLAQARQVLDADGWTCGGGAPGANTACGADEVRQKAGERLSLYMLSSTNNADDPLLQDLRSRALKAGIEIEIGGNLSSAQRTTRKNQGLWDLDHTNPNQNDANPAFLLTLQWWSKSVNPWVSCLAATPPNCGPWQQAGPAFDALVERALASPTFDGAQRYSAEAMDLLFDQEVKIIPLAGLSRVYAMKKGVAGFTPPHPAESHLNWSTVYRTTASSDL
- a CDS encoding ADP-ribosylglycohydrolase family protein, producing MRIQAARDALDGLSVGDALGEQFCGPPDEMRAAALARRARPAPWRWTDDTLMASSVFEVLAAGREDDQDAYARSFAERYEPGRGHGPATRDLLSAIGSGGDWRTLAPAAFGGRGSWGNGAAMRVGPLGAFHAGDPAGAARAAARQAVVTHTHAEAVDGAVAVAVAASVGAASRGGTAPGFAEVLGASLERLGETRTAAGLRQALRLGPGTDPATAGAVLGTGAGVAAFDTVPFALWSAACSPDDYEETFWRTVVVLGDRDTTCAIAGAVVGARVGPSGIPQAWLAAREPLPPWVGAGSRPGSAVSR
- a CDS encoding ABC transporter permease, producing MSAGPAQVRILLARNLREGVRNPVLAYGLPVVIPLTMFVLVAKTLYRVTELPGFPTTNYAEWMSPAILMLTAMTGVGYAATSLVIDIQSGFLDRLRLLGAEPSSLLVSRLLFDVVRVLPAGAALFVTGVVLGTDVNEGAVGVVLLFGLLLLWAAAYGGLYFVIALATRNAQAPLALAPLFLPLQFLSTQFVPESLLPRWVQIVSAWNPFTYMVDAARALVTGPLEAEPLLKALGVGVALLVVTQLAARHYFARAVEAG
- a CDS encoding ATP-binding cassette domain-containing protein, which encodes MSEGPAIEVRDLAKRYEPAGVDALRGVSFEVARGEIFGLLGRNGAGKSTAVRILTTLLRPTAGTAAVLGVDVTARPAEVRASIGVALQEAALDELMSGREHLVLAARLAGTRAAAAAARADELLEIFGLTGAADRLAGRYSGGMRRRLDVAMALVRGPEVLFLDEPTTGLDPQSRRALWELIGEQQERGTTVLLTTQYLAEADELAQRVAVVQAGTIAAIGTPSALKRRYGSTTVRLRVAGTDAEHAIREAAGSAEVVAAGDGRLVLTADGGDAALPALLGRLAALGSSFDELEVRSPTLEDAFVALTGAQLEADAGQADDGSLAAVRRGLGVAAGTGR
- a CDS encoding ATP-binding protein, whose product is MISGAVYAAFWTSWTWDHHQEERRRAETVVQRNLDRATLGFVGFLKARTAAAAEAAAAVDPGAPGGPACPLPSIPVSPGDAPIERYDLVRPDGSLVCTTAGATSGPVPSALGAPWLATDYRPGSPSDDYVDPATGLSAWGVAFPVGSGADAAVLAAVVQLAPASDQLGGLFGDGLGTAYVVSDAETGAILSRPAGTSWTAERPGGHIVFSRRIPGTDWQLSAGVDRSVAYAETWDEVKGGALALVAAIGALTLLTTLVHRRIVRPLGDITAAARRAGDGGTTSLDESGPAELAQLARELNQLTASRARSENLLKVTAEHLAHSVERLDAVLANSADMVLIVDGDGKVTFASPAAAAACAPVVVPGVELASVVHPDDAAKATALVRPGAPADPTVELRLGSHGCGWRHVEMVARDLLDHPAVHGIVINGRDVTERRAEAAERAALDEQLHQSQRLESLGALAGGIAHDFKNLLSVIVWTSDMVASDPAAGPLLGDLDEIREAASRGVDLAQQLLTFARRDQALPEPIDVGAELLALAELLRRALGDHIDLDLRIDPGLPPVRVNRSRFDQAIVNLVVNARDAMGAGGRLVVEACEHRSTGEPGLDAGPCVVVAVSDSGSGMEPEVARRAMEPFYTTKAPGQGTGLGLAIVHGIVTSAGGAVRIASEPGRGTTVRLLLPASDEPSSTTAYDTTREPALGSGEVVLVVEDDDPLRALVERMLRAGNYTAVGAADPAAALVLAADPDQRLDVVLSDLLMPGMSGADLAARLGDKRPGVPVIYMSAYTADILEELLEAGSSPVVLEKPFTQRQLLEAVDEALSRSSAASGR
- a CDS encoding VOC family protein, translating into MLLDGVNHVALLTNDAQRLVRFYEEVFDATMSGRMDAGDGAVLTFIDIGTTAQLNVFEVPGNTEAERQTPMFGRGRIDHLGLQAASLDAFGAIRDRLIERRATDGFVTDFGDVLSVFFRDPDGLECEVCVANPDARPGVRNPPGTPAAGYPVVDAPDR